The region TCACAGGAGGAACTTATTTATGGCCATGGAAGGGAGGTGTAAAAAATGGAACTTCAATATCGGATAACTATAAAGTATTCCCAATTCCAAGTTCTGCATTGCAGTCTAATCCTAATTTAACTCAAAACCCTGGTTATTAATTTAAAACTGTATTAAAATGAAAAATATTTTCAAAATATTTCTGATAGGAATAGTGAGTTACTTCATTGTTTCTTGTAGAGAAGAAGATGATAAGGCTGTGCTTAATAGTACATCTAATGGGAGTTTAGCTGTAAATAAAACATCTGTAATTCTTGATGAAACAATTGCTGATCAGGCTGCACTTACTTTTACATATACAAACCCAACTTTCAATCCAAATGTAACATTTACAAATACAGTAGAACTTGCTACTGCTGGAACGAATTTTAGTTCTGTTGCAACACAAACTGTTTCAATGGAGCAGAAAACATTTTCTTTGACTCATTTGCAATTGAATACAATGTTAGCAACCTTAAATATTGCTCCAAATGTTGCCAAGTCAATTGAAATCAGGTTAAAATCAAGTTTAAATGCTACTACAGCTTATTATTCTAATGTAGTAACGGTTAGTATTACAGGTTATAAACCAAATCCGGATCTGATTTACCCTAAAATTAATGTTCCTGGAGGATATGCCGGAGCCGCAGGCTATGCAGATTGGGAACCAACAAACTCTCCAAATTTATTCTCTCCAGGCAAAGATGATAAGTATAGAGGATTTATCTATGTTACTGCGCCAAATAGCGAATATAAATTCACTATTAATCAGGATTGGGCAGGAGATAAAGGTGATGATGGAACATTTACAGGAAAACTATTAGAAACGAACGAAGTGAATGTAAAAGCAGCAACAGCAGGAACGTATTATGTTAATGTTAATTGGGTTGCAAATACATATTCTACGGTTGTTGCAAATTTTGGTGTGATTGGCGATGCAACTCCTACAGGTTGGGGCTCAGATACAGACTTTGTTTATAATCCTACTACAAAAACTTATGTAATCAATTCGATTGCTTTGTCAAATACTGGAGTGTTTAAATTTAGAGCTAATGATGATTGGGTGATGAAGTTTCAACCAGCTAGTGCAGATGAAACATTGGTTTCGGGAACTACAGTTCAGTCTTATTTAAATTCAGAAGGAACTGTAACAGGAGATCCTGGTTATAAAGTTGCACAAGCGGGTAATTATAAAATAGAATTAGACTTACATAATTCAGCTTACTATAAGCTAACTATCACAAAATTATAAAATACAACAAGTTTAAATAAAGAGCAAAGTGTTGCTTTTGGGCAACACTTTCTTTATTTTTAAAGTTATAAATAGTCATTATGAAGAAAATTACAGTTGGAGCGTTATTGCTCTCAATGATGTTTGTGGGTGTTAATGCACAATCTTTAAAATCGCCGGACGGAAAATTTGAAATGGATTTTCAGATAAAGCAGGGAGTTCCTTATTATAATCTTAAATACAATGGTAAAACAGTTGTTGAAGATTCTAAATTGGGATTGAGATTATTTAAAGATGCTTCAATAAAATTTGCCTCAGAAATTGCCAAACCGGAAGATGCTAAATTCGACTTAAACAATGGTTTTACAAAAGTTGATGAAAAACGTGATTCAAAAAATGAAACTTGGCAGCCGGTTTTAGGGGAAAAGAAAAATTATATCAATCAGTATAATGAATTGGCGGTTACGCTGAATCAGGCTTCTACCGATAGAAGCATTGTGGTAAAATTCAGATTGTTCAATGATGGTTTAGGATTCAGATATGAATTTCCTCAACAGAAAAACCTGAACTATTTCACCATTCGTGAAGAAGATTCTGAAATTGATTTCCCGACAGATATGAAAGCCTGGTGGATTGTTGCAGATTACGATTCCCAGGAATATAAATACCAGGAAACAAAAGTTTCTGAAATTCCGGCAAGATGGCCTCAAGCAGCCGATGCGAATGCGTCTCAGACTTTAATTAAAAATGCGGTTCAGTCTCCTGTAATGCTGAAAAGAGAAGGAAAAGAGCCTTTGTATATCAATGTTGCTGAAGCTGCAGTTCTGAATTATCCGGCTTCTCACCTTGAAGTGGATGCTCAGAATTTTAAATTTAAAACACACCTGACAGCGGATAGACAAGGAGCGAAAGGATATATTCAGACCCCTTCTGTTACTCCATGGAGAACAATTATTGTATCGCCAAAAGCAGAAGAAGTAATGGCGTCTAAAATGATCTTCAACCTAAATGAGCCTACTAAATACAAAGATACTTCTTATATTCACCCTACAAAATATATGGGAGTTTGGTGGGAAATGATCATCGGAAAATCTCAATGGGCGTATTCAACAGCAGAAAATGTACACTTGGATACAACCGATTTTACGAAGCTGACTCCAAACGGAAAACATGCGGCGAATAATACAAAAGTAAAAGAATACATTGATTTCGCTGCAGAAAATGGTTTCCAGGGCTTATTGATCGAAGGTTGGAATATCGGTTGGGAAGACTGGTTTGGCCATTCAAAAGAATTTGTTTTCGACTTTATCACGCCTTATCCGGATTTTAATATCAAAGAATTAAACGATTATGCGCACTCAAAGGGAATTAAATTAATCATGCACCACGAAACTTCAGGTTCAGCTACGAACTATGAAAGATGGGCAGATAAAGCATTCCAGCTGATGAACAAATATGGGTATGACGCTGTGAAAACCGGCTATGTTGGAGATATTATTCCAAGAGGTGAACACCATTATTCTCAATGGACGATCAACCATTTCTACAGAATTGCGGAGAAAGCTAATGAATATAAGATCATGGTAAATTCTCATGAATCTGTACGTCCTACAGGAGAAAGCCGTACTTATCCTAACTATATTTCTGCGGAGGCTGCACGTGGTACGGAATATGAAGCTTTCGGAGGAAATAATCCGGATCACCAGACTATTCTTCCGTTTACAAGATGGATGGGAGGTTCTATGGATTATACGCCGGGGATTTTCCAGACAAAATTGGATTACTATTTCCCCGGAGATACACGTTTCGTGAAAACTACGTTGGTAAAACAGTTAGCATTGTATGTAACAATGTATATGCCTCTTCAGATGGCTGCAGACTTACCGGAAAACTATAAGAAGCATATGGATGCTTTTCAGTTTATTAAAGATGTGGCAGCGGACTGGGATGATACGAAGATCTTATCAGCAGAACCTGGAGATTATATCGTAACAGCCAGAAAAGCTAAAGGAACTGAAAATTGGTTTGTAGGAGGAATTACCGATGAAAATAAACGAGATTATACCGTAGATTTCTCTTTCCTGGATAAAGGACAGAAATATGAAGCAACGATCTATGAAGATGGAAAAGATGCAGATTATATCAACAATCCTCAAAGCTATAATATCTACAAAAAACAGATTACAAGCAAGTCTAAGATGAATTTTAAAATGGCAAGAAGCGGAGGTTTTGCAATCTCTATAAAGCCTGTAAAATAAAAATATTTCTTAACTTTATAATCCTTAAAGGCAAAACCTTTAAGGATTTTTTATGGGTACTGACTTATTTCTTTTTTTTAAATGACTCACTGAAAATTAACAAGCAAAATCTTTATGAAAAAAATATATACAATTATTGCACTTTCAGTAGCTGCAGTTGTCTTTTCTCAAAAACCATTAGACAAGGTAGAGCCGGCGTTCTGGTGGAAAGGAATGAAAAATCCTGAACTTCAGATCTTGGTATATGGAAAAGATATTGCCAAAAATGAAATTGAACTTTCGGACGGTGTTCAGATTAAAAATATACAAAAAGTTGAAAACCCAAATTATGTTTTTGTAACGGTAAATACTAATGAAATCAACGTTCCGAAGTTTAAAATTACCGTTAAGAACGGGAAAAAAAATATAGATGCTTACACCTACGAATTAAAGCAGAGAAATCCGGGTTCTGCCAACAGACAATCTTTTACCTCAAAAGATGTCATGTATCTGATCATGCCTGATCGTTTTGCAAATGGTGACGAAAAAAATGATTCTAATCCACATTTAACGGAAAAAGCAAACAGAAGTCTTCCTAATGGCCGTCATGGAGGAGATTTAAGAGGTGTTATCAACAATCTTGATTATATTCAGAACTTAGGGGCTACATCCGTTTGGTTAACGCCGGTGAACGAAGATAACGAAAAGGTGTATTCCTATCATGGATATGCCCAGACAGATCTGTATAAAATTGATGCACGCTACGGAACCAATGAAGAGTACAAAGAACTTTCACAAAAATTAAATAGGCGGAATATGAAACTGGTGATGGATTATGTAACCAATCACTGGGGAGTTTCACACTGGATGATTCAGGATTTACCGACAAAGGATTGGATTCACTGGTTTACCGATGGAGAGAATGGTTTTAAACGATCTAATTATAAAACCACAACCCAGTTTGATACCAATGCCTCTGAAATAGATAAAAAGCTGGCTTTAGACGGATGGTTTGATACCACGATGCCCGATATTAATCAGAAAAACCCGTTGGTTCTTAAATATTTGACACAAAATGCAATCTGGTGGATAGAATATGCTGAATTGGGTGGCTTTCGCGTAGATACCTATCCTTACAATGACAAAGAAGCCATGGCAAAATGGGCCAAAGCCATCACTGATGAATATCCGAATTTTAATATCGTGGGTGAAACCTGGCTGTACACAGCTGGACAAATATCTGCTTGGCAAAAAGATTCCAAAACGGGAGAAGCAGCAAATTATAACTCTTATTTACCTTCTGTAATGGATTTTATGCTCTATGGAGACTTACCAAAAGCGTTAAAGGAAAAAGAAGGTTGGGATTCCGGATTGGTAAAGATATACAATGTTTTCACAAGCGATTTTCTGTATCCCAATATTAATAATGTGATGGTTTTCTTTGAAAATCACGATACCGAAAGATGGAATGAGATTTTCAATGCAGATCCGAAAGCCTATAAATTAGGATTAACATTAATTTCTACTGTCCGCGGAATTCCACAAATTTATTATGGTTCCGAAATAGGAATGCGTGGAGATAAAAACAAAAGAGGGGATGCGGATATCAGAAGGGATTTTCCGGGAGGCTGGAAATCTGATCATCAAAATGCCTTTAATCTTGCTTCCCAAACCCCTGAACAAAAAGAATTTTATCAGTTTACTCAGAAATTATTAAACTGGAGAAAAGATAAAGAAGTCATTCATACCGGAAAAACTAAAAATTTCGTTCCTCAGAATAATGTTTTTGTGTATTTTCGATATAATGAAAAAGAAAGTGTGATGGTTGTTTTAAATAACAATGAAAAAGAAGAAACATTGGATCTGAAACATTTTGAGGAATCTTTAAAAGGATTTTCAAAAGGAAAAGACATCATTTCCGACAAAGAATTTTCATTACAAAACAACTTGACCATACCCGCAAAAACATCGATGGTTGTTGAATTGAAATAAAATACAAATATTTTCACAAATTTAACAATCAAATCTTTGTGATCTTAGTTAAGTTAAACGCCTTTGCGAACTTAAAAACAGTTAGTAGTTAAAAAGAAACTTTGCGCTCTTTGCGTTAAAAAATAAAATTTAAAAGTTTATAATTAAATATGAAAAAAACTACAATATTCTTTGCATTCATAGTATTCGTACTGAGCTTTACCACTATTTCAGCCCAGGCAAAATTTGAAAAAGAAAAAACAGAGATCAGAACAATGCTTGATGGTTTTAATGTTGCTGCTGCAAAAGCTGATTTCAATACGTATTTTAATTATTTTGCTGATGCATCTACATTTATTGGGACAGATGCCACCGAAGTCTGGGATAAGAAAGCATTTATGATCTGGGCAAAACCTTATTTTGATAAAAAAAGAACCTGGAATTTTACTTCATTAAAAAGAAATATCTATTTCAGTAAAGACGGAAAGTTCGCTTGGTTTGATGAATTATTGGATACCCAAATGAAAATCTGCCGTGGTTCAGGAGTTGTTGAGAAAATAAAAGGCCAGTGGAAACTCAAGCAATATGTTCTTTCTGTAACCGTTCCTAATGAGGTGGTAGATAAAGTGGTGGTGGAAAAGACGCCGATCGAAGATGTATTAATCCAAAAACTGAAAAAATAATGGCAGAAATGTTGGGAAGATATGATGAAGGTAAATCGATAGGCAAGGAAAAGCCAAATTTATCGATACTTCACATCATCAATATGAGCATGGGGTTTTTGGGAATTCAAATGGCTTTTGGGTTACAAAACGGAAATGCAAGCCGGATCTTGGCCAATTTCGGAGCTGATGTTCATGAATTATCTTGGTTTTGGCTGGTTGCACCCGTTACTGGATTGATTGTTCAGCCTATTATTGGGCACATGGGCGACAATACCTGGAGTCCGCTGGGAAGAAGAAAACCTTATTTTTTAATTGGAGCGATTTTATGTGCCATTGGTTTGGTGATGCTTCCGAACGCTGCTTCCGCAACCCAAATGATGGCGGCGAATGTTCTATTATTGGCGGTCATTTTTCTGGCTATGATGGATGCTTCAATTAATGTAGCGATGGAGCCTTTTCGTGCACTCGTTGGAGATATGTTGCCAAAACATCAGGGAACTATAGGTTTTTCTGTTCAGACTATTTTAATTGGAATTGGAGCGGTTATTGGTTCTGAGTTGCCGAATTGGTTGACCAGAATAGGGGTTTCTAACGAGGCTCCGAAAGGATTTGTAGCAGATAATGTGATCTATGCATTTTATATTGGGGCTGCCGTTTTAATTTTATCAATTCTTTATACAATTTTTACAACCAAAGAATATTCGCCGAAGGAATTTGCGGAATTTTCAGGAGAGAAAAAAGAACAAGATCAGACCTCAAAGTTTACAGATATTTTCAAAGATTTTTCAAATATACCTTCCCAGATGAAAAGATTGGGAGTAGTTCAGTTTTTTTCATGGTTTGCACTGTTTACCATGTGGGTATTTACAACCAGTGCTTTAGCGACCCATCATTTTGGACTTTCACCTGATGATACCCATTCTGTAGAATTTAATAAAGCAGGAGATTTAACAGGAAGTTTATTTGGAAGCTATAATTTTTATGCTATTTTCTTTGCTTTTGCTTTGACACCGATTGCTAAATTTATTGGAAAAAAACAAACTCATGCCTTAGCTTTGGCTTGTGGAGGATTGGGTCTGATTTCAATGTATTTTATTAAAGATATTAATAACTTATGGATTTCAATGATCGGATTGGGATTTGCTTGGGCAAGTATTTTAGCAATGCCTTATGCCATGCTGATAGATTCCATTCCGCAACATAAGATGGGAGTATATATGGGGATTTTTAATTTTTTTATTGTAATTCCTCAGATTATTAATGGGATTTTTGGAGGACCTATTGTAAGTGGTATTTTTGGAAAGCAAGCCATTGATTATATCGTTGTCGGGGGGATTTGTATGCTTTTAGGATCAATACTAACCTTATTTTTCATTAAATCTGAAGCCGAAACTCCGAAAGAAATTGAAGAAGAAATTAAGCAGGTTCATTTTTAAATTACAAGGCAGATAAAAATATAAATATCAATGATTAATAAAGGTGATAAGAGATTTTTTCTTATCACCTTTATTAATTAATATACCTTTAATTTTATAAATAGTTTTTTTTCAATAAAATCAATATATTTGTGATTACTTTTTACCAAAATTAAAAAACTAACGAAAAACATGAAAAAAAAACTACTTTTTGTAGCTATTCTTGCCAGTGTAGCTACTGTAAGTGCTCAAACTGGCAATGTGGGAATTAATACTCAGCAACCTACCGAAACTTTAGATGTTAATGGAACTTTACGTGTTCGTGCATTAACCGATGGCAGCAGTTCTTCTACTTATGATCAGGTTTTGGTGATGAAAACAGACGGAACAATAGGTAAAGCTTCAAGGTCCTCTTTGGGAAGTTCTTCTTTTAATGCTTTAGTAAAAACTACCATTGAACCTGCAGGTATACATTGCAGTACAGGTGGATTGAAGGTTGAAAGCGGACAGGATACGAATGCTAACGGTGTTCTTGATGCATCAGAGGTTACATCTACAAATTATGTTTGTAATGGAGCACAGGGAGTGCAAGGGATACAGGGGGTTCAAGGTCCACAAGGTGCAACAGGACCTACTGGTGCAACAGGAGTGGGATTAACAAATGGAACAGCAGGAGGGCAAGTTTATTTAACCAGTTCTGTTTCTCCATATTCTCCTCAGGCTCCCCAAACTGCGTCTGGCGATGTGCTGATTAGCAGTACAGCGGTGACTACCATTGCAAATAATGCCATTACTACAGCGAAAGTTGCGGATAATGCCATTACTTTAGCTAAGATATCTGCAACAGGAACTAAAGATAATACAACCTATCTGCGAGGAGACGGGACTTGGGCAACTCCATCAGGAAGCGGTTCTTCCGGAGGTGAAGGGTTAGGAAGATTGGTAGATGCAAACAATCAGCTGATTGGATATGTACAAAGTATAGGAACTAGTAATTATGTTATTAAAACCAGTAATGGATATATTACTACTATTAATGTTGACGGTACTTTTCCAGGACTTCAAAGTTATTATGGAGATTCATCATGTAGTGGTACCATAAAATATATTAATTCAGGAAATAATACACTGCAAAATAGAAATGGGAAATATTTGTATTATGAAGGAACAACCGGCAAATTCTTTAAAATAGATAATGTGAATGCAAACGGATATGCGACAAATGTAGCAATGTCTGGGATAGGATATTTATATCAGGTTGCAGGTACTTGTTCTCCATCTTCATCAACAAATTTTGGTTGGAAAGTTGAAACTACAGAAACAACCCGTGCGACTATTGGCTTACCGGCTACCATTACACTTCCGCTGACCTTACAGTAAATAAAAATAAAATTTGATAAAAAGCGAATTCAATCTGAATTCGCTTTTTTTTATAAATGTATAGAATAGTAAATTCAGTCAAACTACACTTGGAATCCTTTCTTACCTTACATCAACATAATTCACGTTCACACGCTGTACATTTGTATCATAAATAATCACAATATGAAAACAGTATATCATAAAGCAGATACAAGAGGCCATGCCAATCACGGATGGCTAAATTCTTATCACACATTTAGCTTTGCAAATTATCAAAATCAGGAAAGAACACATTTCGGAGTATTGAGAGTATTAAATGATGATACCGTTACCCAGGGAATGGGGTTTGGAACACACCCTCATAGAGATATGGAGATCATTTCAATTCCTTTGGAAGGAGATCTTGAACATAAAGATTCGATGGGAACAACTGCCGTTATTAAAAAAGGAGAAATCCAGGTAATGAGTGCGGGAACAGGAGTTATGCACAGCGAATACAATAAAAATAAAGATCAGGCTGTGAAATTTTTACAAATCTGGGTTTTCCCTAGAGAAGTAGGAGCTGAGCCGAGATATGACCAGAAAAGTATTAAAGAAGGAGAGAAAATCAACGGGTTTCAGCAGATTTTATCACCAAATAAAAATGACGATGGAGTTTGGATTCATCAGGATGCTTGGTTTAATTTAGCTAATTTTACCAAAGGAAACGGTAAAAATTATACACTTAACAAAAAAGGAAACGGAGTCTATGCTTTTGTACTGAAAGGGAGCGCCAAAGTTGGAGACAGAATTCTAAATGAAAGAGACGGTTTGGGAATCTGGGATACCCAAAGTTTCAATATAGAAGCTGTTGAGGATACTGAAATCCTTTTAATGGAAGTTCCTATGGAATTACCGTCTTACCTTAAATAATATGTAAATTTGTACCTTTAAATAATAAGATCATAATAGAATGAAAATTTTAGCAATAGCAGGAAGTAATTCCGAAACATCAATTAATAAATTATTAGTTTCTTATGCAACTTCATTAATTGAAAATGCAGAAGTGGAAATCGTTGACATGAACGATTTTGAAATGCCGATTTACAAACATCAGAGAGAAGTAGAAAACGGAGTTCCTCAGCAGGCTGTAGATTTTGCAGCGAAAATAGATGCCGCGGATTTACTTTTAGTTTCTTTGTCTGAGCATAACGGAACCTATTCAACTGCATTCAAAAATGTGTTTGATTGGACTTCAAGAATTAAAAACAGAGCAGTGTGGAATGAAGTTCCGATGCTATTAATGGCTACAGCTCCCGGAGGAAGAGGTGGTTTAGGAGTTTTGGAAGCTGCGGAAAAACGTTTTCCTTTGCATGGAGGAAATATCGTAGATACTTTTACGCTTCCTTTCTTTAACGATAATTTCGATAAAGAAGCCGGTAAAATTTCTAATGAAGAAAAAGATAGTGAATTAAGAGATAAAATCAAGAAGATTTCTGCCATCGAATCTATCCTTGAAAAATAGATTTGAAAATTAATATAAAATTAATATCTTTGCAAAAAGAAAAAAGATGAAAATTCAGACGTCCTTTAATCCGTGTTTTTCCAAAAAAGGGAATATTGTGGGCTCTGAAATTCTGAGATAAAACAACGGCCGATAATCTACCAAGATTGTCGGCTTTTTTGTTTTCTAAATTTGAATAAAAAGTTTGAAATAAATTTCTAAAAGTAAACATGAGCAACACTTACAAATCAGCAGGAGTAGACAAAGAAGAAGGATACAAAACGGTTGACAAGATTAAAAAAGCTGTCGGTGAAACGCACAATTCAAATGTCTTGAATCATTTGGGAAGTTTTGGAGCTTTCTACGAAATCGGCGGATACAAAAATCCTGTTTTGGTTTCAGGAACAGATGGAGTAGGAACGAAGCTTAAAGTAGCTTTAGACTCCAAAAAATATGACTCTATTGGAGTAGATTGTTTCGCGATGTGTGCCAATGATATTCTTTGTCATGGTGCAAAACCATTATTCTTCCTAGATTATTTAGCTTGTGGAAAACTGGATTCTGAAATCGCGGCAGAAATTGTTTTAGGAATGGTGGAAGCTTGTAAAGATAACAACTGTGCATTAATTGGTGGTGAAACTGCTGAAATGCCGGGAATGTATCAACCTGGAGATTATGATGTTGCCGGATTCTGCGTAGGAATTGTTGAAAAAGATCAGATTATTGACGGATCCAAAATTAAAACAGGAGATAAAATTATCGCATTGCCAAGTTCAGGTTTCCATTCAAACGGATTTTCTTTGGTAAGAAAAGTTTTTCCTGATTTCAATGAAGAGTTTGAAGGAAAACCTTTGTATGAAACGCTTTTGGTTCCTACAAGATTATACTATAAAGATATTCATAAAGTACTTGCTGAGGTTGAAGTTGCGGGTATTGCGCACATTACAGGTGGTGGATTATACGAAAATATCCCAAGAATCATTGGAGATGGATTATGTGCTTCCATTGATGCTTCAAAAATTCAGATTCCAAGTATCATGCTGGAACTGGAAAAAAGAGGTGGAGTAGCTCGTGAAGAAATGTTCGGGACATTCAATATGGGGGTTGGAATGATCGTGGTAGTAGATGCTGAAAAAGCTGAAAAAGTATTAAGTCTTCTTGATGATGCTTACGAAATCGGAGAAATTACAGAAGGAAGCGAGAAGATTGATTTGAAATTTTAAATAAATAGAATTTATTAGTAGAGACTTAGCTTAAGTTATATTAATTTAAGTCTGTGACTTCTAATTTCTAACTTCTAATTAATGAAAAATTTAGTTATACTCGTTTCAGGTTCAGGAACTAATCTTCAGAGAATTATCGATACCATTGACAATGGAGAAATCCAGAATGCAAAAGTATCTTTAGTGATTGCAGACAGAGAATGTTATGGACTTGAAAGAGCACAAAATCATAACATAGACAATATACTTATTCCAAGGGGTAAGAATTTCAGTGATGAATTGGCTAAAGTGATTCCTGAAAATACAGATTTAATAGTATTGGCAGGATTTTTATCCATTCTAAAACCTGAATTCTGTGAGCTTTGGAAGGGGAAAATAATCAATATTCATCCTGCTTTGCTTCCGAAATTCGGAGGAAAGGGAATGTGGGGACATCATGTTCATCACGCTGTTATTGAAGCGAAAGAAAAAGAAAGCGGTGCAACCGTACATTTTGTAACTTCAGGAATCGATGAAGGAGAAGCTATTC is a window of Candidatus Chryseobacterium colombiense DNA encoding:
- a CDS encoding SusE domain-containing protein, with amino-acid sequence MKNIFKIFLIGIVSYFIVSCREEDDKAVLNSTSNGSLAVNKTSVILDETIADQAALTFTYTNPTFNPNVTFTNTVELATAGTNFSSVATQTVSMEQKTFSLTHLQLNTMLATLNIAPNVAKSIEIRLKSSLNATTAYYSNVVTVSITGYKPNPDLIYPKINVPGGYAGAAGYADWEPTNSPNLFSPGKDDKYRGFIYVTAPNSEYKFTINQDWAGDKGDDGTFTGKLLETNEVNVKAATAGTYYVNVNWVANTYSTVVANFGVIGDATPTGWGSDTDFVYNPTTKTYVINSIALSNTGVFKFRANDDWVMKFQPASADETLVSGTTVQSYLNSEGTVTGDPGYKVAQAGNYKIELDLHNSAYYKLTITKL
- a CDS encoding glycoside hydrolase family 97 protein → MKKITVGALLLSMMFVGVNAQSLKSPDGKFEMDFQIKQGVPYYNLKYNGKTVVEDSKLGLRLFKDASIKFASEIAKPEDAKFDLNNGFTKVDEKRDSKNETWQPVLGEKKNYINQYNELAVTLNQASTDRSIVVKFRLFNDGLGFRYEFPQQKNLNYFTIREEDSEIDFPTDMKAWWIVADYDSQEYKYQETKVSEIPARWPQAADANASQTLIKNAVQSPVMLKREGKEPLYINVAEAAVLNYPASHLEVDAQNFKFKTHLTADRQGAKGYIQTPSVTPWRTIIVSPKAEEVMASKMIFNLNEPTKYKDTSYIHPTKYMGVWWEMIIGKSQWAYSTAENVHLDTTDFTKLTPNGKHAANNTKVKEYIDFAAENGFQGLLIEGWNIGWEDWFGHSKEFVFDFITPYPDFNIKELNDYAHSKGIKLIMHHETSGSATNYERWADKAFQLMNKYGYDAVKTGYVGDIIPRGEHHYSQWTINHFYRIAEKANEYKIMVNSHESVRPTGESRTYPNYISAEAARGTEYEAFGGNNPDHQTILPFTRWMGGSMDYTPGIFQTKLDYYFPGDTRFVKTTLVKQLALYVTMYMPLQMAADLPENYKKHMDAFQFIKDVAADWDDTKILSAEPGDYIVTARKAKGTENWFVGGITDENKRDYTVDFSFLDKGQKYEATIYEDGKDADYINNPQSYNIYKKQITSKSKMNFKMARSGGFAISIKPVK
- a CDS encoding glycoside hydrolase family 13 protein, translated to MKKIYTIIALSVAAVVFSQKPLDKVEPAFWWKGMKNPELQILVYGKDIAKNEIELSDGVQIKNIQKVENPNYVFVTVNTNEINVPKFKITVKNGKKNIDAYTYELKQRNPGSANRQSFTSKDVMYLIMPDRFANGDEKNDSNPHLTEKANRSLPNGRHGGDLRGVINNLDYIQNLGATSVWLTPVNEDNEKVYSYHGYAQTDLYKIDARYGTNEEYKELSQKLNRRNMKLVMDYVTNHWGVSHWMIQDLPTKDWIHWFTDGENGFKRSNYKTTTQFDTNASEIDKKLALDGWFDTTMPDINQKNPLVLKYLTQNAIWWIEYAELGGFRVDTYPYNDKEAMAKWAKAITDEYPNFNIVGETWLYTAGQISAWQKDSKTGEAANYNSYLPSVMDFMLYGDLPKALKEKEGWDSGLVKIYNVFTSDFLYPNINNVMVFFENHDTERWNEIFNADPKAYKLGLTLISTVRGIPQIYYGSEIGMRGDKNKRGDADIRRDFPGGWKSDHQNAFNLASQTPEQKEFYQFTQKLLNWRKDKEVIHTGKTKNFVPQNNVFVYFRYNEKESVMVVLNNNEKEETLDLKHFEESLKGFSKGKDIISDKEFSLQNNLTIPAKTSMVVELK
- a CDS encoding nuclear transport factor 2 family protein — protein: MKKTTIFFAFIVFVLSFTTISAQAKFEKEKTEIRTMLDGFNVAAAKADFNTYFNYFADASTFIGTDATEVWDKKAFMIWAKPYFDKKRTWNFTSLKRNIYFSKDGKFAWFDELLDTQMKICRGSGVVEKIKGQWKLKQYVLSVTVPNEVVDKVVVEKTPIEDVLIQKLKK
- a CDS encoding MFS transporter, giving the protein MAEMLGRYDEGKSIGKEKPNLSILHIINMSMGFLGIQMAFGLQNGNASRILANFGADVHELSWFWLVAPVTGLIVQPIIGHMGDNTWSPLGRRKPYFLIGAILCAIGLVMLPNAASATQMMAANVLLLAVIFLAMMDASINVAMEPFRALVGDMLPKHQGTIGFSVQTILIGIGAVIGSELPNWLTRIGVSNEAPKGFVADNVIYAFYIGAAVLILSILYTIFTTKEYSPKEFAEFSGEKKEQDQTSKFTDIFKDFSNIPSQMKRLGVVQFFSWFALFTMWVFTTSALATHHFGLSPDDTHSVEFNKAGDLTGSLFGSYNFYAIFFAFALTPIAKFIGKKQTHALALACGGLGLISMYFIKDINNLWISMIGLGFAWASILAMPYAMLIDSIPQHKMGVYMGIFNFFIVIPQIINGIFGGPIVSGIFGKQAIDYIVVGGICMLLGSILTLFFIKSEAETPKEIEEEIKQVHF
- a CDS encoding collagen-like protein; translation: MKKKLLFVAILASVATVSAQTGNVGINTQQPTETLDVNGTLRVRALTDGSSSSTYDQVLVMKTDGTIGKASRSSLGSSSFNALVKTTIEPAGIHCSTGGLKVESGQDTNANGVLDASEVTSTNYVCNGAQGVQGIQGVQGPQGATGPTGATGVGLTNGTAGGQVYLTSSVSPYSPQAPQTASGDVLISSTAVTTIANNAITTAKVADNAITLAKISATGTKDNTTYLRGDGTWATPSGSGSSGGEGLGRLVDANNQLIGYVQSIGTSNYVIKTSNGYITTINVDGTFPGLQSYYGDSSCSGTIKYINSGNNTLQNRNGKYLYYEGTTGKFFKIDNVNANGYATNVAMSGIGYLYQVAGTCSPSSSTNFGWKVETTETTRATIGLPATITLPLTLQ
- a CDS encoding pirin family protein is translated as MKTVYHKADTRGHANHGWLNSYHTFSFANYQNQERTHFGVLRVLNDDTVTQGMGFGTHPHRDMEIISIPLEGDLEHKDSMGTTAVIKKGEIQVMSAGTGVMHSEYNKNKDQAVKFLQIWVFPREVGAEPRYDQKSIKEGEKINGFQQILSPNKNDDGVWIHQDAWFNLANFTKGNGKNYTLNKKGNGVYAFVLKGSAKVGDRILNERDGLGIWDTQSFNIEAVEDTEILLMEVPMELPSYLK
- a CDS encoding NAD(P)H-dependent oxidoreductase, with the translated sequence MKILAIAGSNSETSINKLLVSYATSLIENAEVEIVDMNDFEMPIYKHQREVENGVPQQAVDFAAKIDAADLLLVSLSEHNGTYSTAFKNVFDWTSRIKNRAVWNEVPMLLMATAPGGRGGLGVLEAAEKRFPLHGGNIVDTFTLPFFNDNFDKEAGKISNEEKDSELRDKIKKISAIESILEK